Proteins encoded together in one Balaenoptera ricei isolate mBalRic1 chromosome 2, mBalRic1.hap2, whole genome shotgun sequence window:
- the RPS6KL1 gene encoding ribosomal protein S6 kinase-like 1 isoform X1, protein MCKAFLESHILRPVHMRIRNSGQAQPFCLESALFSFFLYTFLGTQFTYSTSLLKSCFLFLSHSQARNTNLPKLGELLGPLGPGPCSQAWMSITTFHTTALPRQIWAGRWEGSSSLQQLADSGGAEGPAQEALSTPQKHPIVQLVQDPVTGGTFVVKSLSRCHAVSRERLTIIPHGVPYMTKLLRYFVSEDSIFLHLEHVQGGTLWSHLLSQPCLQQSGTRSGSSLERMKAQLNSHLSLGIPARLPPGHTCLQDGIPLEPPRTSQSLTPARGAAAIRPQREAEGEPSAGTSPSCSWDLPKAPGGHLHHQARRGPGQSSDPGPPRGLPWVRAGAGRVLGGCGRGRGQSRPSTGGAAWSVREEQVRQWAAEMLVALEALHEQGVLCRDLNPRNLLLDQAGHIRLTYFGQWSEVEPQCCREASDKLYSAPEVGGISELTEACDWWSFGSLLYELLTGTALSQSHPSGIQPHTQLQLPEWLSRPAASLLTELLQFDPARRLGAGGGGVNKLKSHPFFSTIQWSKLVG, encoded by the exons ATGTGCAAAGCATTTTTGGAATCCCATATTCTGAGGCCTGTGCATATGAGAATTAGAAATTCAGGCCAAGCCCAGCCATTCTGTCTTGAGAgtgccctcttttctttctttttatatacttTCTTGGGCACTCAATTTACCTACTCCACCTCCCTCCTAAAATCCTGCTTCCTTTTTCTGAGTCATTCCCAAGCCAGGAACACCAATCTCCCCAAATTAGGAGAGTTGTTGGGGCCACTGGGCCCAGGTCCCTGCAGCCAGGCCTGGATGAGTATCACCACATTCCATACCacagctctgcccaggcagatctgggcaggcaggtgggagggCAGTTCCAGCCTGCAGCAGCTCGCAGACTCGGGGGGAGCAGAGGGCCCAGCtcaggaagccttgagtaccccCCAGAAACACCCCATT GTGCAGCTGGTCCAGGACCCAGTGACTGGAGGGACCTTCGTGGTGAAG AGCCTGTCCAGGTGCCACGCGGTGAGCCGGGAGCGGCTGACCATCATCCCACACGGCGTCCCCTACATGACCAAGCTGCTGCGGTATTTTGTGAGCGAGGACTCCATCTTCCTGCACCTGGAGCATGTGCAAG GAGGCACTCTGTGGTCCCACCTGCTCTCCCAGCCGTGCCTCCAACAGTCTGGGACTAGGTCTGGCTCCAGCCTGGAGAGGATGAAGGCCCAGCTCAACTCCCACCTCAGCCTCGGGATCCCAGCTCGCCTCCCGCCTGGCCACACCTGCCTGCAGGACGGAATCCCCCTGGAGCCTCCccggacttctcagagccttacCCCGGCCAGGGGGGCCGCAGCCATCAGACCCCAGAGAGAGGCTGAAGGTGAACCGTCAGCCGGGACCAGCCCTTCCTGCTCCTGggaccttccaaaggccccaggTGGCCACCTGCACCACCAAGCCAGGCGGGGGCCCGGCCAGAGCTCTGATCCGGGGCCCCCTCGGGGGCTCCCTTGGGTTCGCGCAGGGGCCGGCCGGGTGCTGGGGGGCTGTGGCCGAGGCAGAGGTCAGAGCCGCCCCTCAACCGGTGGGGCCGCCTGGAGTGTGAGGGAGGAGCAGGTGAGGCAGTGGGCGGCCGAGATGCTGGTGGCCCTGGAGGCGCTGCACGAGCAGGGGGTGCTGTGCCGGGACCTCAATCCCCGGAACCTGCTCCTGGACCAGGCAG GCCACATCCGGCTCACGTATTTCGGCCAGTGGTCAGAGGTGGAGCCCCAGTGCTGCAGGGAGGCTTCGGACAAACTCTACAGCGCCCCAG AGGTGGGTGGGATTTCTGAGCTGACCGAAGCCTGCGACTGGTGGAGCTTTGGGTCTCTGCTGTATGAACTGCTGACGGGAACG GCGCTGTCCCAGAGCCACCCCTCAGGAATCCAACCCCACACCCAGCTCCAGCTGCCCGAGTGGCTCAGTCGCCCCGCAGCCTCCCTGCTGACTGAG CTGCTGCAGTTTGATCCTGCCAGGCGACTGGGCGCTGGAGGAGGCGGTGTCAACAAACTCAAGTCCCACCCCTTTTTCAGTACCATCCAGTGGAGCAAACTGGTGGGGTAA
- the RPS6KL1 gene encoding ribosomal protein S6 kinase-like 1 isoform X2, with the protein MTKRDYLVDAATQIRLALERDVSEDYEAAFNHYQNGVDVLLRGVNVDPNKERCEAVKLKITKYLRRAEEIFNCHLQRTLGSGASPGTGFSSLRLRPIRTLSSALEQLRGCKVVAVIEKVQLVQDPVTGGTFVVKSLSRCHAVSRERLTIIPHGVPYMTKLLRYFVSEDSIFLHLEHVQGGTLWSHLLSQPCLQQSGTRSGSSLERMKAQLNSHLSLGIPARLPPGHTCLQDGIPLEPPRTSQSLTPARGAAAIRPQREAEGEPSAGTSPSCSWDLPKAPGGHLHHQARRGPGQSSDPGPPRGLPWVRAGAGRVLGGCGRGRGQSRPSTGGAAWSVREEQVRQWAAEMLVALEALHEQGVLCRDLNPRNLLLDQAGHIRLTYFGQWSEVEPQCCREASDKLYSAPEVGGISELTEACDWWSFGSLLYELLTGTALSQSHPSGIQPHTQLQLPEWLSRPAASLLTELLQFDPARRLGAGGGGVNKLKSHPFFSTIQWSKLVG; encoded by the exons ATGACCAAGCGCGACTACCTGGTGGATGCAGCCACACAGATCCGGCTGGCCCTGGAGCGTGACGTCAGTGAGGACTACGAGGCAGCCTTCAACCACTACCAGAATGGCGTGGACGTTCTGCTCCGAGGCGTAAATG TCGACCCCAACAAGGAGAGATGTGAGGCTGTAAAGCTGAAAATTACCAAGTACCTGCGGCGGGCGGAGGAGATCTTTAATTGCCACCTGCAGAGGACACTGGGCAGTGGAGCCAGCCCTGGCACG GGTTTTAGCAGCCTGAGGCTGCGGCCCATCCGCACACTGAGCTCTGCCCTAGAGCAGCTGAGGGGCTGCAAGGTGGTCGCGGTCATCGAGAAG GTGCAGCTGGTCCAGGACCCAGTGACTGGAGGGACCTTCGTGGTGAAG AGCCTGTCCAGGTGCCACGCGGTGAGCCGGGAGCGGCTGACCATCATCCCACACGGCGTCCCCTACATGACCAAGCTGCTGCGGTATTTTGTGAGCGAGGACTCCATCTTCCTGCACCTGGAGCATGTGCAAG GAGGCACTCTGTGGTCCCACCTGCTCTCCCAGCCGTGCCTCCAACAGTCTGGGACTAGGTCTGGCTCCAGCCTGGAGAGGATGAAGGCCCAGCTCAACTCCCACCTCAGCCTCGGGATCCCAGCTCGCCTCCCGCCTGGCCACACCTGCCTGCAGGACGGAATCCCCCTGGAGCCTCCccggacttctcagagccttacCCCGGCCAGGGGGGCCGCAGCCATCAGACCCCAGAGAGAGGCTGAAGGTGAACCGTCAGCCGGGACCAGCCCTTCCTGCTCCTGggaccttccaaaggccccaggTGGCCACCTGCACCACCAAGCCAGGCGGGGGCCCGGCCAGAGCTCTGATCCGGGGCCCCCTCGGGGGCTCCCTTGGGTTCGCGCAGGGGCCGGCCGGGTGCTGGGGGGCTGTGGCCGAGGCAGAGGTCAGAGCCGCCCCTCAACCGGTGGGGCCGCCTGGAGTGTGAGGGAGGAGCAGGTGAGGCAGTGGGCGGCCGAGATGCTGGTGGCCCTGGAGGCGCTGCACGAGCAGGGGGTGCTGTGCCGGGACCTCAATCCCCGGAACCTGCTCCTGGACCAGGCAG GCCACATCCGGCTCACGTATTTCGGCCAGTGGTCAGAGGTGGAGCCCCAGTGCTGCAGGGAGGCTTCGGACAAACTCTACAGCGCCCCAG AGGTGGGTGGGATTTCTGAGCTGACCGAAGCCTGCGACTGGTGGAGCTTTGGGTCTCTGCTGTATGAACTGCTGACGGGAACG GCGCTGTCCCAGAGCCACCCCTCAGGAATCCAACCCCACACCCAGCTCCAGCTGCCCGAGTGGCTCAGTCGCCCCGCAGCCTCCCTGCTGACTGAG CTGCTGCAGTTTGATCCTGCCAGGCGACTGGGCGCTGGAGGAGGCGGTGTCAACAAACTCAAGTCCCACCCCTTTTTCAGTACCATCCAGTGGAGCAAACTGGTGGGGTAA